The following are encoded in a window of Armatimonas rosea genomic DNA:
- a CDS encoding AAA family ATPase, with protein MSLKRIVKSLLFGDEPQKATLPTPMLVPSRLRVEPPATVPLPPHWQVQVTLTEDAQADAAWQEKLKETIIARLPKLLAEQPEATQFTFRIPPLYAVTVELAGEPPMPSERGTLPIRLAHFEHSGFLPKRQEPPPTRSTVSRLTTHSTRMVTGGGKVFGDGGKKNSTSNALVQSLPSEEMASLGSRLVGMEAIHQEVLWYLTCFYDQQLEQWAERTQQSLPPGMQATFTSTVPLFLFNGDPGTGKSALSRVIADSYCRLRGITGAVLTVGTETRGNGLVGAFSQEVRRAFEGLLALPDDGLKVLILEEADAIVMRRSESASHQEDRAATSTILQCLDALPTQDKGRFLIILTTNRLDAIDPAVQRRCTRIYSFQRPGPEARAALIGAWISESKAIPALVKASEGMTPRDIERGLQAAFVTAIQKGVPVTSELARERLQQAVRTQEV; from the coding sequence ATGAGTTTAAAACGAATTGTTAAGAGCTTGCTGTTTGGAGACGAACCGCAGAAAGCGACATTACCCACACCTATGCTGGTGCCTTCGCGCCTTCGTGTGGAGCCACCCGCGACAGTCCCCTTACCACCGCACTGGCAGGTACAAGTTACTCTCACTGAGGATGCCCAAGCAGACGCGGCCTGGCAGGAGAAGCTCAAGGAAACCATCATAGCGCGACTGCCAAAGCTACTCGCCGAGCAGCCTGAAGCAACCCAGTTTACCTTCCGTATCCCGCCACTCTATGCAGTCACCGTAGAGTTGGCAGGAGAACCTCCCATGCCATCGGAGCGGGGGACACTCCCAATTCGACTTGCGCACTTTGAGCACTCAGGATTTCTCCCCAAGCGACAGGAACCACCCCCTACTCGCTCGACGGTCTCGCGCTTAACGACCCATTCAACCCGAATGGTCACGGGCGGTGGGAAAGTTTTTGGGGATGGAGGGAAGAAGAACTCCACGAGCAATGCCCTGGTTCAGTCACTACCTTCTGAGGAAATGGCGAGCCTGGGCAGTCGGCTGGTCGGGATGGAGGCGATCCATCAGGAAGTCCTCTGGTACTTGACCTGCTTCTACGACCAGCAACTGGAGCAGTGGGCGGAGCGCACCCAGCAGAGTCTTCCACCGGGGATGCAAGCCACCTTCACCAGTACCGTTCCGCTCTTTCTCTTCAATGGTGATCCAGGCACAGGTAAATCCGCTCTCTCACGGGTGATCGCGGACAGCTACTGCCGACTGCGAGGGATTACGGGGGCGGTACTGACAGTGGGAACTGAGACACGAGGAAACGGTCTGGTGGGGGCGTTCTCTCAGGAAGTGCGCCGCGCTTTTGAGGGACTACTTGCTCTCCCTGACGATGGTCTGAAGGTACTCATTCTGGAAGAAGCAGATGCCATCGTCATGCGCCGAAGCGAGTCCGCCAGCCATCAGGAAGACCGAGCAGCAACCAGCACCATTCTTCAGTGCCTGGATGCCCTTCCCACACAGGACAAAGGCCGCTTCCTGATTATCCTGACGACTAATAGACTCGACGCGATTGACCCTGCCGTTCAGCGCCGTTGCACCCGAATCTACAGCTTCCAGCGTCCCGGTCCTGAAGCCCGCGCCGCACTCATCGGGGCATGGATCTCGGAAAGCAAAGCGATCCCAGCCTTGGTGAAAGCCTCGGAGGGCATGACCCCACGCGACATCGAACGTGGGCTCCAAGCGGCCTTTGTCACGGCTATACAAAAGGGAGTCCCGGTGACGAGCGAGCTGGCACGCGAGCGACTTCAGCAAGCCGTTCGAACGCAAGAAGTCTGA
- a CDS encoding ATP-binding protein, producing MALRYISLKERPTRLELEAALSPVNGSLFGKLGDGRNDDSPFVVELRTKVGEWYTDLLARLLTEFLPVDPEAVRQFLLRRRDEVQEPQPELSAALAVALLFVQERQTAENLLVERHPAQMKAHGIEDFIKEQLPKLEQNWIESLTRAVQTNLATHAYLRAHKSRQQQRLIGRQVPPVARRVLQERVLCLVGAAGVGKTALSLEVAYELLSHFKGAFFATLRTLHQIAEIWQELGEQLKLTCRDDGNWEGTVRTYLRGSTTLLVLDNCEQIPGIAAIILSLQEECPQLSLLATSRIPLDGIQALVVEPLSDTDTEALLKRTLRRLVDRGELPENWQALKELHGGIPLLIEAVAGALQYASVDQLLDIGPCPFAAIDDDTEARRLWWMYSCLSKQEKQLFRFLGLPVLSFDGELVQVLLGDEYDGYQSMRVLKRLLTRQLVHSEPEEPDGARWYYLLPPVQRLAQALLKQAPAEMALGEKRCAHYYERLAYSLEDPEEGTDFKREQHLRTLRRLDRLWDDTRLALAWWQNSGREDKDIAAQGVEFAINLTTFWEQRQLWREGELWLRRMRNGLQALPPDVEARRLTGLGNMLLRLGQRKESRECKEQSLTLYRELEDHVQIGVLLSDLGAVAFEGSELETAHLHLTEAVEVLRRHRYVSIRAEVGYAKAINNLGMTWGLLQGDFDKACEYLRESLQLKHDRLATAGSLGETLLNLAVMTGRLGEFAEAMSYLDQAETLFIESGMQWAVAYVVCGRGDIWCRTGALDQAEAAFHQAAKSLWELRDKKSIASCVEGLVQVAAHKNDWRYVTRLWAVAEWLRQRYKSPRFPVDQVEFEQLLRQAEDAFQGTFSTDMSSDSLSEVVFAGLPGILLADV from the coding sequence ATGGCACTGCGCTACATCAGCCTAAAAGAGCGCCCAACACGCCTGGAATTGGAGGCAGCACTCTCCCCGGTGAATGGGTCGCTGTTTGGCAAACTCGGCGATGGGCGCAACGACGACTCACCTTTTGTTGTCGAGCTAAGGACGAAGGTTGGTGAGTGGTATACCGACCTACTCGCCCGGCTTCTGACCGAATTTCTCCCTGTCGATCCTGAGGCAGTACGCCAGTTTCTCCTGCGTCGCCGGGACGAAGTGCAGGAGCCACAACCCGAGCTGAGTGCGGCACTGGCAGTGGCTCTGCTCTTTGTACAAGAGCGCCAGACAGCAGAAAACCTGCTGGTTGAGCGCCACCCAGCACAGATGAAAGCTCATGGGATAGAGGACTTCATCAAGGAGCAGCTCCCTAAACTGGAGCAGAACTGGATCGAGTCGCTGACACGGGCAGTCCAAACTAACCTTGCCACCCATGCCTATCTGAGAGCTCATAAGTCCCGCCAGCAACAGCGGCTCATTGGGCGTCAGGTTCCCCCAGTGGCTCGCCGTGTCTTGCAGGAGCGCGTGTTATGTCTGGTCGGGGCGGCAGGAGTGGGAAAAACTGCCCTGAGTCTCGAAGTCGCCTACGAGCTGCTCTCACACTTTAAAGGGGCCTTTTTCGCAACCCTCCGCACGCTTCATCAGATCGCAGAAATCTGGCAGGAGCTGGGAGAACAGCTCAAGCTCACCTGTCGAGACGATGGTAACTGGGAGGGAACAGTACGCACCTACTTGCGTGGCTCTACTACTCTCCTGGTTCTTGATAACTGTGAACAGATTCCTGGGATAGCAGCGATCATCCTCTCCCTCCAAGAGGAGTGCCCGCAACTCTCCCTGCTGGCGACTTCGCGGATTCCACTGGATGGAATTCAAGCACTTGTTGTCGAGCCACTCAGTGACACCGATACTGAAGCACTTCTCAAGCGCACTCTGCGGCGGCTCGTAGATCGGGGCGAGCTTCCTGAGAACTGGCAGGCACTGAAAGAACTCCACGGTGGGATTCCCCTGCTGATTGAAGCCGTCGCAGGTGCGCTCCAATACGCCAGCGTGGATCAGCTCTTGGACATTGGCCCTTGTCCTTTTGCAGCCATTGACGATGACACGGAAGCTCGTCGGCTTTGGTGGATGTATAGCTGCCTCAGCAAGCAGGAAAAGCAACTCTTTCGTTTTTTGGGCTTACCCGTTCTGAGCTTTGATGGGGAGCTGGTTCAAGTGCTACTTGGCGACGAGTATGATGGGTATCAGTCCATGCGGGTTCTGAAGCGGCTGTTAACTCGTCAGCTTGTACATTCGGAGCCTGAAGAACCGGATGGGGCGCGTTGGTACTACCTCCTCCCCCCGGTTCAGCGGCTGGCACAAGCCCTGCTCAAACAGGCCCCAGCAGAGATGGCACTTGGTGAGAAGCGCTGTGCTCACTACTACGAACGGCTAGCATATTCCCTTGAAGATCCCGAAGAAGGCACGGATTTTAAGCGTGAACAGCATCTCCGAACCCTGCGTCGGCTTGATCGCCTGTGGGACGACACCCGTCTGGCACTTGCCTGGTGGCAGAACTCTGGCCGGGAAGACAAGGACATAGCGGCTCAGGGAGTGGAGTTTGCTATAAATCTCACCACCTTCTGGGAGCAGCGCCAGCTCTGGCGCGAGGGGGAGTTGTGGCTGCGGAGAATGCGCAATGGTTTACAGGCACTACCGCCTGACGTCGAAGCTCGTCGCCTGACTGGACTGGGCAATATGCTCCTGCGCCTCGGTCAGCGCAAGGAATCGCGTGAGTGTAAAGAGCAAAGTCTTACCCTCTACCGAGAGCTGGAAGACCATGTTCAGATAGGGGTTTTGCTCTCAGACCTGGGCGCGGTCGCCTTTGAAGGAAGTGAGCTAGAGACGGCGCACCTCCATCTGACCGAGGCCGTCGAAGTGCTCCGCCGACACCGCTACGTAAGCATCCGTGCCGAGGTGGGCTATGCAAAGGCAATCAACAACTTGGGGATGACTTGGGGGCTGCTTCAGGGAGACTTTGATAAAGCCTGTGAGTACCTGCGCGAGAGCCTCCAGCTTAAGCACGATAGGCTGGCAACTGCCGGAAGCCTTGGGGAAACCCTGCTGAACCTGGCAGTGATGACTGGCCGTTTGGGTGAATTTGCAGAAGCGATGAGCTATCTGGATCAGGCAGAAACGCTCTTCATTGAGTCTGGGATGCAGTGGGCAGTAGCCTACGTGGTCTGTGGACGCGGCGATATCTGGTGTCGGACAGGAGCACTCGATCAGGCAGAGGCGGCCTTCCACCAAGCAGCGAAGAGCTTGTGGGAACTTAGGGACAAGAAATCGATTGCCTCGTGCGTCGAGGGCCTTGTACAAGTTGCGGCACATAAGAACGATTGGAGGTATGTTACTCGACTCTGGGCCGTGGCTGAGTGGCTACGGCAAAGGTACAAGTCTCCCCGTTTTCCGGTGGATCAGGTGGAATTCGAGCAGCTCTTAAGGCAGGCAGAGGATGCTTTTCAAGGAACCTTTTCCACAGACATGTCCTCAGACTCACTATCGGAAGTGGTGTTTGCTGGGTTGCCGGGTATACTTTTGGCTGATGTCTGA
- a CDS encoding DUF4007 family protein, with product MSDFPTPATFSGHETFTFRYPWLKKGVDGVRADSAIFQRDEAIVKLGVGKNMVTSIRHWCLATGMIQEKKPDKERRRMLERSELGTRLLSDNGWDAYLEREATLWLLHWQLVTNPNRATTWHGAFHLFNEPEFTRKSLANFLMRLAEEKNWGRVSPGTVESDVACFIRTYVPVKRGVTSTQEDTLDCPLTELALLQMIPGDKDEDHRYRFQTRPKRGLSPAIFAYALASFWEQHYPNQGTLSLREILHGAGSPGRAFRLDEQSVLNYLDALSEATGGALGFEDTALIRQAVRVRTVHPLEILERFYVKAAV from the coding sequence ATGTCTGATTTTCCCACCCCGGCAACCTTCTCAGGACACGAGACGTTTACTTTCCGTTACCCTTGGCTCAAAAAAGGCGTAGATGGTGTTAGGGCGGACTCGGCGATTTTTCAGCGTGATGAGGCAATTGTCAAGCTGGGAGTCGGGAAGAATATGGTGACCTCGATCCGGCACTGGTGCCTGGCGACGGGAATGATCCAGGAGAAAAAGCCTGACAAGGAGCGGCGGCGTATGCTGGAGCGTTCGGAGCTGGGAACCCGCCTTCTTTCTGATAATGGCTGGGATGCTTATCTAGAGCGTGAGGCTACCCTCTGGCTACTTCACTGGCAACTTGTGACGAATCCGAACCGAGCTACTACGTGGCATGGGGCATTTCATCTGTTTAACGAGCCGGAATTTACCCGTAAGAGTTTGGCGAATTTTCTGATGCGTTTGGCTGAGGAGAAGAACTGGGGGCGGGTGTCGCCGGGAACAGTGGAGAGCGATGTGGCGTGTTTCATCCGAACCTACGTGCCAGTGAAACGGGGCGTGACCTCGACCCAAGAAGACACGCTAGACTGCCCGCTGACAGAGCTGGCGCTGCTCCAGATGATTCCTGGCGACAAAGACGAAGACCATCGTTATCGGTTTCAGACACGCCCCAAGCGCGGCTTGTCGCCTGCGATCTTTGCCTACGCGCTGGCGAGCTTCTGGGAGCAGCACTACCCGAACCAGGGCACGTTGAGCCTGCGGGAGATTTTGCACGGCGCGGGAAGTCCTGGCCGGGCGTTCCGGCTCGACGAGCAGAGCGTCTTGAACTATCTTGATGCGCTATCTGAGGCGACGGGTGGGGCACTGGGATTTGAAGACACGGCGCTGATTCGTCAGGCGGTGCGAGTGCGGACGGTTCATCCGTTGGAGATTTTGGAGAGGTTCTATGTCAAAGCCGCTGTCTGA
- a CDS encoding phosphoadenosine phosphosulfate reductase family protein: MTEDENTVHLLGISGGKDSAALAVYMRDRVPQMQYFFCDTGEELPETYEYLAMLETYLGKPIKRLNPDRQFKHYLAIYSPGGDLDPDTGLPPAPYLPSQRMRWCTAQLKLKPFEKWVDEEFSGKRIMSYVAIRADEDRDGYISHKTNIQAIYPFKEAGLGKADVYQILEERGVGVPRYYEWRTRSGCYFCFFQRKAEWIGLKERHPDLFERAKQYEKVIRDPETGEVIKRYSWAQGETLEEMEQPERIIEIKQRHEKYLEEEKRRNKSTRLLDIFEDALDDEDDTLPCQICNL, translated from the coding sequence ATGACGGAGGATGAGAATACAGTACACCTGCTTGGTATTTCCGGGGGCAAGGATAGCGCCGCTCTCGCGGTCTACATGCGGGATCGTGTGCCGCAGATGCAGTATTTCTTCTGCGATACAGGCGAGGAACTTCCAGAGACCTATGAATATCTGGCGATGCTCGAAACCTATCTTGGCAAGCCTATCAAGCGTCTGAACCCAGATAGACAGTTCAAACACTATTTGGCAATCTACTCTCCTGGTGGTGATCTTGATCCTGATACGGGACTTCCACCTGCACCTTATTTACCCTCACAGCGAATGCGTTGGTGTACTGCCCAACTCAAACTCAAGCCTTTTGAAAAATGGGTGGATGAGGAGTTTTCAGGGAAGCGTATCATGTCCTATGTAGCGATTCGTGCCGACGAGGACCGAGATGGCTATATCTCCCACAAAACCAATATCCAGGCGATCTACCCTTTCAAGGAAGCAGGGTTGGGTAAGGCCGATGTATACCAGATTCTTGAAGAGCGCGGTGTGGGCGTTCCACGTTACTATGAATGGCGGACACGAAGCGGGTGCTACTTCTGCTTTTTCCAGCGTAAGGCAGAGTGGATAGGTCTGAAAGAGCGTCACCCCGACCTTTTTGAGCGGGCCAAGCAATATGAGAAGGTGATTCGCGATCCCGAGACGGGCGAAGTAATCAAGCGTTACTCCTGGGCTCAGGGGGAGACCCTTGAAGAGATGGAGCAGCCTGAACGTATTATTGAGATCAAACAGAGGCATGAGAAGTATCTGGAAGAGGAAAAGCGCCGTAACAAATCTACGCGCCTTCTGGACATTTTTGAAGATGCCCTTGATGACGAAGACGATACACTGCCCTGCCAAATCTGCAACTTGTGA
- a CDS encoding GIY-YIG nuclease family protein yields MAITSDEFKRILIKFRDEEPHSFYFEPRLDRLMDSEECQGFSAVLHESGRRWERRPATATLATMLPDERGIYMFVWCPALSLLCDEASDSKTPRAERFRYVLYVGKAGVEEGKTDTLKERFKSGYARYIGNDPSPLWTEKVPDDPKRDQLLSRYLSLRPLEFWYIILKDMKEIHTFEKKLIKTLNPPLNKQHGRRLRIGKPEPA; encoded by the coding sequence ATGGCGATTACTTCCGACGAATTCAAACGAATCCTGATTAAGTTCCGGGACGAGGAGCCGCATTCTTTTTACTTTGAGCCGCGTTTGGATCGGTTGATGGATTCTGAGGAGTGTCAGGGGTTTTCTGCGGTGCTTCATGAGTCAGGGAGGCGGTGGGAAAGACGACCCGCCACAGCAACACTGGCGACTATGTTGCCCGACGAGCGCGGCATCTACATGTTTGTTTGGTGCCCTGCTCTTTCGCTTTTGTGTGATGAAGCCTCCGATTCCAAGACTCCCCGTGCCGAGCGCTTTCGCTATGTTCTCTACGTCGGAAAGGCTGGAGTCGAGGAAGGTAAAACTGACACGTTAAAAGAACGCTTCAAGAGCGGCTACGCAAGATACATAGGCAACGATCCAAGCCCACTTTGGACGGAGAAGGTTCCCGATGACCCGAAGCGTGATCAACTTCTCTCTCGTTATCTCTCACTTCGTCCGTTGGAATTTTGGTACATAATCTTGAAAGATATGAAGGAAATCCACACATTCGAGAAGAAACTGATCAAAACGCTGAACCCGCCACTCAACAAGCAGCATGGTCGGCGACTGAGAATCGGGAAACCCGAACCGGCATGA
- a CDS encoding DNA sulfur modification protein DndB: protein MSNKTFIPAFQCNVGDWKYYICTMKYGEVARQVQFAFELGKNDELGQLIQRGITSRTKEITDYILTSEHRFLGGLVIAAWGGEPTYTPLSIDDPDGFLKGLDRGFGVLTFDGTQAYFVLDGQHRLKAIKDACRKNPDIGKEDICVLIVTHYDTTDGRVRTRRLFSNINRNAKQTAIAENIALDEDDALAILTRRLLEEHLFLSEPRRVRVILSTTDDGEVKLAPGSVPQSDPKALTTFTVLYDLLKSLAYDQPKEIQDRAHRPDDDLLEAAYSVFVQRLDDLFKHCGDIQTKLEAATNAKDIRAPRNQEANGHPFMRPVVQKAVARAVSEIVTEELLTWPEVMTRLEALEWSMGAAPWIAVFSPDSGKMLTGKDNTELLVRLLRVHLAPESKSDIQRARKSYKDIRGGMYPISEEDLTKNLVTGGKPEM, encoded by the coding sequence ATGAGTAACAAGACCTTCATACCAGCTTTTCAGTGTAACGTCGGGGACTGGAAATACTACATCTGCACGATGAAATATGGCGAGGTCGCCCGCCAGGTCCAGTTTGCCTTCGAGCTGGGCAAGAATGATGAGCTCGGGCAGCTCATTCAGCGGGGCATCACCAGCCGAACCAAAGAGATCACGGACTACATTCTTACCTCAGAGCATCGCTTTCTGGGTGGCTTGGTCATTGCGGCCTGGGGCGGAGAACCGACCTATACACCACTCTCAATTGATGATCCAGACGGTTTTCTCAAAGGTCTCGACCGAGGTTTCGGCGTACTGACCTTCGACGGAACCCAGGCGTACTTTGTGCTCGACGGTCAACACCGCCTGAAAGCCATCAAGGACGCTTGCCGCAAGAACCCAGACATCGGGAAAGAGGACATCTGTGTTCTGATCGTCACGCACTACGACACGACGGATGGTCGGGTTCGGACGCGCCGCCTCTTCTCCAACATCAACCGTAACGCCAAGCAAACCGCTATCGCCGAGAACATCGCGCTTGACGAAGACGATGCGCTTGCGATCCTGACACGTCGCCTGCTGGAAGAGCATCTCTTTCTCAGCGAGCCCCGCCGCGTCCGGGTGATTCTCTCTACCACCGACGACGGGGAGGTCAAGCTCGCACCGGGTAGCGTACCTCAGTCCGACCCCAAGGCGCTCACTACCTTTACCGTGCTCTATGATCTGCTCAAGTCCCTGGCCTACGACCAGCCCAAAGAGATTCAGGATCGAGCACACCGCCCCGACGACGATCTTCTGGAAGCCGCCTACTCCGTTTTCGTACAGCGCTTGGACGATCTCTTCAAGCACTGCGGCGACATCCAGACGAAGCTAGAAGCAGCGACGAACGCGAAAGACATCCGCGCTCCACGCAACCAGGAAGCCAACGGCCACCCTTTCATGCGCCCTGTGGTACAGAAAGCCGTCGCTCGTGCCGTCTCAGAGATCGTCACCGAGGAGCTGCTCACTTGGCCCGAGGTCATGACGCGCTTAGAGGCTCTGGAATGGAGTATGGGTGCTGCTCCGTGGATCGCCGTCTTCAGTCCTGATAGCGGCAAGATGCTGACGGGCAAAGACAACACTGAACTGCTCGTGCGCCTGCTTAGGGTTCATCTCGCCCCCGAGTCCAAGAGCGACATTCAGCGTGCCCGAAAGAGCTACAAAGATATTCGCGGGGGTATGTACCCCATTTCTGAAGAAGACTTGACTAAGAACTTAGTTACGGGCGGCAAGCCCGAAATGTAA
- a CDS encoding tetratricopeptide repeat protein, translating to MVGMGGIGKTQMALKLCEASALNYPLGIIWLRADTEDNLIIDLNKAAHMEAARPFISASIVETKASALSFCEALSKRDGFLIVFDNVDSWETIVEFYNVLTRDRTDNKGGRFLITTRLRDMNPVGSRDLKNIKIKYLATFSTTLGAELIFLRRGRPAESEEERREAEELSRRLGGLPLALDQAGAYLALPDTTIDEYLNEYEKSGTNGGANLRDERAPGHNPQTDNEKYLEHESVRRTYKIALDWLRLESADSVTLLNLCAFLAPDNIPEFLFTDDRNKEYFGKTYFKSVRHAAVRLSLLEHDATEKTLSMHRVVQDVARDLIGEKEESMWIERVVDIIRVASDDEWHENWWEKQLLIPHWDFCTRHSIRNNIFTLSSIWIMSNFSLMEAYLENVNDSKNIARIIMNKYKHEDIHSIELWNVLGMIFRINADLEEKEACFREAEACFREALRIMNKNQYDNNSLKISIYNNLAGILRNRPDVLKNGIVLKPEVIKESAELFNSAIEIARIEHGDDSPNLAAPYNNMAGLYRILKSYDESEKYFKKSIQISIEKNKNHIFDFNLASYFKNIGFLMKEINNINESEEYYGISLWIYLNIDSINPNNAKIANNLEDWIEIRKKSKFNINYIYEYHPYRVKIEDLINLIKKRYPNIKI from the coding sequence TTGGTTGGTATGGGGGGTATTGGAAAGACGCAGATGGCTCTCAAACTTTGTGAGGCATCTGCATTGAACTATCCTTTGGGGATAATCTGGCTTCGTGCTGATACTGAAGATAATCTCATTATTGACTTAAATAAAGCTGCCCATATGGAAGCTGCACGTCCTTTTATTTCAGCATCTATCGTTGAAACAAAAGCATCAGCCCTAAGCTTCTGCGAAGCATTGTCGAAACGTGACGGATTTCTTATAGTTTTTGACAATGTTGATTCGTGGGAAACAATTGTCGAGTTCTACAATGTTCTTACTAGAGATAGGACAGACAATAAAGGGGGACGTTTTCTTATTACAACACGCCTACGCGACATGAATCCTGTAGGTTCGCGCGATCTGAAAAATATAAAAATCAAATATTTAGCAACGTTTAGTACAACATTGGGGGCTGAACTGATTTTCTTGCGCCGAGGACGGCCTGCTGAGAGTGAGGAGGAGCGTAGAGAAGCTGAGGAATTATCAAGACGATTGGGTGGTTTGCCTCTTGCGCTAGACCAGGCAGGGGCGTATCTGGCACTTCCGGACACTACGATAGATGAGTATCTAAACGAATATGAGAAGTCAGGTACCAACGGGGGAGCTAATTTACGGGATGAGCGGGCACCGGGGCATAATCCGCAGACCGACAATGAGAAATATCTAGAGCATGAGTCGGTTCGTCGGACGTATAAAATTGCTCTGGACTGGCTGAGGTTGGAGTCCGCGGACTCCGTGACACTACTCAATCTTTGTGCATTTCTTGCACCCGATAACATTCCTGAATTCCTATTTACGGATGATCGTAACAAGGAGTATTTTGGAAAGACTTATTTTAAGAGTGTCCGACATGCAGCGGTTCGTCTGTCTTTATTAGAACACGACGCAACTGAGAAAACACTTTCGATGCACCGCGTAGTGCAGGATGTAGCACGGGATTTGATTGGAGAAAAAGAAGAAAGCATGTGGATAGAACGCGTAGTAGATATTATTCGCGTGGCTTCTGACGATGAATGGCATGAAAATTGGTGGGAAAAACAGTTGCTTATTCCACACTGGGATTTTTGTACAAGGCATTCGATTCGAAATAATATATTTACATTATCTTCAATATGGATCATGTCTAATTTTTCATTAATGGAAGCATATTTAGAAAATGTAAATGATTCGAAGAATATTGCGAGGATTATAATGAATAAATATAAGCATGAAGATATTCATTCCATAGAATTATGGAACGTTTTGGGGATGATTTTTAGAATTAATGCAGATTTAGAGGAAAAGGAAGCATGTTTTAGGGAAGCTGAAGCATGTTTTAGGGAAGCTTTGAGAATCATGAATAAAAATCAATATGATAATAATTCTCTAAAAATCTCAATATATAATAATTTGGCTGGAATTCTGCGGAATAGACCGGATGTTTTAAAAAACGGCATCGTCTTGAAGCCTGAAGTTATAAAAGAATCAGCAGAATTATTTAATAGTGCTATCGAAATAGCAAGAATAGAGCATGGAGATGACAGCCCAAATTTAGCTGCACCATATAATAACATGGCAGGATTATACCGGATTCTAAAATCTTATGACGAATCAGAAAAATATTTTAAAAAATCAATACAAATATCCATCGAGAAAAATAAAAATCATATATTTGATTTCAATCTAGCTAGTTATTTTAAAAACATTGGATTTTTAATGAAAGAAATAAATAATATTAATGAATCTGAAGAATATTACGGAATTAGCTTATGGATATATCTTAATATTGATTCCATAAATCCAAATAATGCAAAAATTGCAAATAATCTTGAGGATTGGATTGAAATTCGTAAAAAATCTAAATTTAATATAAATTATATTTACGAATATCATCCTTATCGTGTAAAGATTGAGGATTTAATAAATTTAATCAAAAAGAGATATCCAAATATCAAAATATAA
- a CDS encoding DNA sulfur modification protein DndB, with amino-acid sequence MPEEKKLSALTLPALRAKMGDRVYYIACMRLGDLRDRVSRVSEIPGAHQSKTLSKLIQREIEEGHATKIAAYLLQPDNDERFFNGLVIGVYGGSPEWYELDVRGNREFPEGPGENTEGIVGYLRLEGTEKLFAIDGQHRMAGIKKALEKRPDLTTDEVSVLFVGHKTTQEGLQRTRRLFTTLNKYAKAVSPMEKIALDEDDAIAVTVRRLMEEYPLLKDRLSLAKTRSLSTSDTRSLTTVETLYNALDFYLKPTSARGWAAYLRQRPNDEELDSFYERAVELWEAIKAHCPELRTFAEAQEVEIASAPYRNKDGGHLLFRPVGLDIIFRTIRYRKNEGLSTEGAVAAVFQAPMNLSDELWYQILWSPSLNRMVNSPNKTVATALMLKQAGGQLATMRRGEVWLERELASYQP; translated from the coding sequence ATGCCTGAAGAAAAAAAATTGTCCGCGCTTACCCTGCCTGCGCTCCGTGCTAAGATGGGTGATCGAGTGTACTACATCGCCTGTATGCGTCTGGGAGACCTGCGCGACAGGGTGAGCCGAGTAAGTGAGATTCCAGGAGCTCACCAAAGCAAGACACTCTCTAAATTGATCCAGCGGGAAATTGAAGAAGGGCATGCTACGAAAATCGCGGCCTATTTGCTCCAGCCAGACAACGATGAACGGTTTTTCAATGGACTTGTGATCGGGGTGTACGGCGGTTCGCCCGAGTGGTACGAACTCGATGTGCGCGGCAACCGTGAATTTCCCGAGGGGCCTGGGGAGAACACCGAGGGTATTGTTGGCTATCTGCGCCTGGAGGGAACGGAGAAACTCTTTGCTATTGATGGCCAGCATCGCATGGCAGGTATCAAGAAGGCTCTGGAAAAGCGACCTGACCTCACAACAGATGAAGTATCAGTGCTGTTTGTCGGCCACAAGACAACACAGGAGGGGCTACAACGCACCAGGCGGCTGTTCACGACCCTGAACAAGTATGCCAAAGCGGTCAGCCCGATGGAGAAGATCGCGCTCGATGAAGACGATGCGATTGCGGTCACGGTTCGACGGTTGATGGAGGAGTACCCGCTTCTCAAAGACCGTCTTTCACTCGCCAAAACCCGCTCGTTGTCCACGTCTGACACCAGGAGTTTGACGACTGTTGAGACCCTCTACAACGCGCTGGATTTCTATCTGAAGCCCACGAGTGCGCGCGGCTGGGCAGCGTATCTGAGACAACGCCCGAACGATGAGGAGTTGGATTCTTTCTATGAGCGGGCGGTAGAACTATGGGAAGCGATCAAGGCGCATTGTCCCGAGCTTCGCACGTTCGCTGAGGCTCAGGAAGTCGAGATCGCGTCGGCTCCCTATCGAAATAAGGACGGTGGGCATCTTCTCTTCCGTCCCGTGGGTCTGGATATTATCTTCCGCACGATCCGCTATCGGAAGAACGAAGGGCTGTCCACTGAGGGCGCCGTCGCTGCTGTCTTTCAAGCTCCGATGAATCTCTCTGATGAGTTATGGTACCAGATTCTCTGGAGTCCGTCGCTGAACCGGATGGTGAACTCTCCAAACAAGACCGTCGCCACGGCGCTGATGCTCAAGCAAGCAGGAGGGCAACTCGCCACAATGCGGCGCGGAGAGGTTTGGCTGGAACGAGAACTTGCCAGTTATCAACCTTAA